One window from the genome of Polynucleobacter sp. MWH-Svant-W18 encodes:
- the tgt gene encoding tRNA guanosine(34) transglycosylase Tgt, translating to MTKPVHFNILARDSQSPARLGQLDLPHGSVQTPIFMPVGTYGTVKAMTPRDLHEAKAQIILGNTFHLWLRPGLDVIQKHGGLHRFMGWDKPILTDSGGFQVFSLGALRKISEEGVTFASPINGDKLFMSPEVSMEIQAVLNSDIAMQFDECTPYEMKGQPTSEKTARASLEMSLRWGDRSLKRFRELNTGNGLFGIVQGGMFENLREFSLDAVSQQGFDGIAIGGLSVGEPKPEFERILNFTAPKLPEHMPHYLMGVGTPEDLILGVSLGIDMFDCVMPTRNARNGWLFTRFGDLKLRNSGYKDDDRPVDPTCACYTCQNFTRSYLNHLQKANEILGSQLNTIHNLSYYLQLMTEVREALSKDRFSAYREEFHTNRQRGVEPGQD from the coding sequence ATGACCAAACCTGTCCACTTTAATATTTTGGCCCGCGACTCACAAAGCCCTGCTCGCCTTGGTCAACTTGATCTTCCACATGGCAGCGTGCAAACACCGATTTTTATGCCCGTCGGAACCTATGGCACTGTGAAGGCAATGACTCCACGTGATCTGCATGAAGCCAAGGCGCAAATTATTTTAGGGAATACGTTCCATCTGTGGTTGCGCCCAGGTTTAGACGTGATTCAAAAGCATGGTGGTCTGCATCGTTTTATGGGATGGGATAAGCCAATCCTAACTGACTCTGGAGGCTTTCAAGTTTTTAGCCTGGGAGCACTACGAAAGATTTCAGAAGAGGGTGTGACTTTTGCTTCCCCGATTAATGGTGACAAACTTTTTATGTCTCCAGAGGTCTCAATGGAAATTCAAGCGGTATTAAATAGTGATATCGCTATGCAGTTTGATGAATGCACCCCATATGAAATGAAGGGACAACCCACCTCAGAGAAAACTGCACGTGCCTCTTTGGAGATGTCTTTGCGTTGGGGTGATCGCTCCCTGAAACGCTTTCGGGAACTCAATACCGGCAATGGTCTCTTTGGTATCGTCCAGGGCGGCATGTTTGAAAATCTCCGTGAATTTTCTTTAGATGCTGTTAGCCAGCAGGGTTTTGATGGAATTGCAATTGGCGGTCTTTCCGTTGGAGAACCCAAGCCTGAATTTGAACGTATTTTGAACTTCACAGCCCCTAAGCTACCTGAACATATGCCCCATTACCTGATGGGGGTGGGAACCCCCGAGGACTTGATTTTGGGGGTGAGTTTGGGGATAGATATGTTTGATTGCGTGATGCCTACCCGCAATGCGCGCAATGGTTGGCTCTTCACACGCTTTGGCGATCTGAAGCTTCGTAATTCTGGCTATAAGGACGATGATCGCCCTGTTGACCCGACCTGTGCTTGCTATACCTGTCAAAACTTCACTAGGTCCTATTTAAACCACCTACAAAAGGCCAATGAGATCCTAGGATCACAACTCAATACCATCCACAACCTGTCTTACTACCTTCAATTAATGACCGAGGTGAGGGAAGCCTTGAGCAAAGATCGTTTTAGCGCGTATCGAGAAGAATTTCATACCAATCGCCAACGTGGGGTTGAGCCTGGGCAGGATTAA
- the yajC gene encoding preprotein translocase subunit YajC gives MWISNAFAQAPAAGADSGGLMSFLPLILMFAVLYFIMIRPQMKRQKEAKAMLEALAVGDEVVTVGGIMGKVSALKDQVVTVEIAAGTEVQLQKGAITTVLPKGTLKSA, from the coding sequence ATGTGGATTAGTAACGCTTTTGCCCAAGCTCCAGCTGCGGGCGCAGATTCTGGTGGCCTGATGAGCTTTCTCCCATTAATTTTGATGTTTGCAGTTTTGTACTTCATCATGATTCGCCCACAAATGAAGCGTCAAAAAGAAGCTAAAGCGATGCTAGAAGCATTAGCTGTTGGCGATGAAGTAGTCACCGTTGGCGGCATCATGGGCAAAGTATCTGCATTAAAAGATCAAGTAGTTACTGTTGAAATTGCAGCTGGTACTGAAGTGCAATTGCAAAAGGGTGCAATTACTACTGTGTTGCCAAAAGGCACTCTGAAGTCTGCTTAA
- the secD gene encoding protein translocase subunit SecD: MNRYPLWKYIVIAIALLIGGLYSLPNFYGEAPAVQISSAKPTIKVDLATQARVEKILAEADISNTGVFFENAANVGSIKIRFSNTDTQLRARDLLQQKINTDQNDPNFTVALNLLSNTPDWLHAINALPMPLGLDLRGGVYFLLQVDMKGAVQKKVTSLAADIRAQLRDKNIRHQGIERGADNITINFGNTSDADAARAVLMTSQPELIWQVKPTGLSPKLVGEFKPTALKEIQDNAVKQNIITLNKRVNELAVKEPVIQQQGAERIVVQLPGVQDTARAKDIIGRTATLESRLADPIVSTINVGETPPPGMDTFRFGENRLGVFKKSVIFSGESITDASAGFDQNQRPAVNISLDAAGGRVMQEVTRENIGKPMGMILFEKGKGEVLTIATIQGEFGSKFQITGQPTTASANDLALLLRAGSLAAPMEIIEERTIGPSLGAENIEKGFKSLLIGFAAIAIFMIAYYLLFGTFSVVALAVNLLLLISVLSMLQATLTLPGIAAMALALGMAIDSNVLINERIREELRNGASPQTAIAVGFDKAWATILDSNVTTLIAGLALLAFGSGPIKGFAVVHCLGILTSMFSAVFFSRGLVNLWYGRHKKIQKLAIGQVWRPQEK, translated from the coding sequence ATGAATCGCTACCCACTCTGGAAATATATAGTTATTGCCATTGCTTTATTAATTGGCGGACTATATTCATTACCCAATTTCTATGGTGAGGCACCAGCAGTTCAAATCTCGTCCGCCAAACCAACCATCAAGGTTGATTTGGCGACGCAAGCTCGTGTAGAAAAGATTTTGGCCGAGGCTGACATCAGCAACACCGGCGTTTTCTTTGAGAACGCCGCCAATGTAGGCTCTATCAAAATTCGTTTTAGTAATACAGACACCCAGCTCCGCGCCCGTGATCTGCTGCAACAAAAAATCAATACCGATCAAAATGATCCAAACTTTACCGTTGCATTAAATCTCTTATCAAACACTCCAGACTGGTTGCATGCGATCAATGCCCTACCGATGCCTTTGGGTCTTGATCTGCGCGGCGGGGTGTACTTCTTATTACAAGTAGATATGAAGGGTGCCGTCCAGAAGAAAGTGACGTCCCTCGCAGCTGATATTCGCGCCCAATTGCGCGATAAAAATATCCGCCATCAAGGTATTGAGCGCGGCGCAGACAATATCACCATTAATTTTGGTAATACTTCGGATGCAGATGCTGCTCGCGCTGTATTAATGACCTCTCAACCTGAACTCATTTGGCAAGTTAAACCTACCGGCTTATCACCTAAATTGGTTGGCGAATTTAAACCTACGGCTTTGAAAGAAATTCAGGATAACGCGGTTAAACAAAATATCATTACCTTAAACAAGCGGGTAAATGAGTTAGCAGTTAAAGAACCGGTCATTCAACAACAAGGTGCCGAACGTATCGTGGTGCAATTGCCTGGTGTTCAAGATACCGCTCGCGCGAAAGACATTATTGGACGAACAGCAACTCTAGAGTCCCGCCTCGCAGATCCTATCGTTTCGACCATTAATGTTGGTGAAACTCCTCCACCCGGCATGGACACCTTCCGCTTCGGAGAAAACCGTTTAGGGGTTTTCAAAAAATCAGTCATCTTTAGTGGCGAAAGCATTACTGATGCGAGTGCTGGCTTTGATCAAAATCAACGCCCTGCTGTGAATATCTCACTTGATGCTGCTGGCGGAAGAGTCATGCAAGAAGTCACACGCGAGAATATTGGCAAGCCCATGGGTATGATTTTGTTTGAAAAAGGCAAAGGCGAAGTTTTGACAATTGCCACCATTCAAGGTGAGTTCGGCTCCAAGTTCCAAATTACTGGCCAACCAACTACTGCTAGTGCGAATGACTTAGCACTCTTACTCCGTGCAGGCTCATTAGCAGCCCCGATGGAAATCATTGAAGAGCGCACTATTGGCCCAAGTTTAGGTGCTGAGAATATTGAAAAAGGCTTTAAGTCTCTTTTAATCGGCTTTGCAGCCATTGCTATTTTTATGATTGCCTACTATTTGCTGTTTGGCACTTTCTCGGTAGTCGCTCTTGCCGTCAACCTACTACTACTGATCTCCGTACTATCGATGTTGCAGGCAACTCTGACCTTGCCTGGAATTGCTGCGATGGCTTTAGCGCTCGGTATGGCGATTGACTCAAACGTTTTAATTAATGAGCGTATACGTGAAGAACTACGCAATGGAGCATCGCCTCAAACTGCTATCGCCGTTGGCTTTGATAAGGCTTGGGCAACTATTTTGGATTCCAACGTCACTACCTTAATTGCCGGCCTTGCCTTATTGGCTTTTGGTTCGGGCCCAATCAAAGGATTTGCGGTTGTGCATTGCCTGGGTATTTTGACTTCGATGTTCTCGGCTGTCTTCTTCTCGCGTGGCCTTGTTAACCTTTGGTACGGCAGACACAAGAAGATTCAAAAACTCGCTATTGGCCAAGTTTGGCGCCCCCAGGAGAAATAA
- the ubiA gene encoding 4-hydroxybenzoate octaprenyltransferase has translation MRFKDRLTSYAYLIRLDKPIGTLLLLWPTLWALWLASGGFPDTKILSIFVVGTFLMRSAGCAINDYADRDFDRHVQRTQGRPVTSGKVSGKEAVLVAVVLAAIAFLLIQPLNAYTKKLSFLALAVAFIYPFTKRFFAMPQAVLGIAFGFGIPMAYAAIQNSIPFEAWILFVGNIFWAIAYDTAYAMVDREDDLRLGLRTSAITFGKHDVMAIAICYAALFISQIWVAQLANLNNYFLIGWFAALACAVYHLKLISTRQRDECFRAFRHNSWLGGFLFLGIVLGLALN, from the coding sequence ATGAGATTCAAAGACCGACTTACCTCGTATGCTTACCTAATTCGCTTAGACAAGCCAATTGGTACGCTATTGCTTCTTTGGCCCACATTATGGGCGCTTTGGCTGGCAAGTGGTGGGTTCCCGGATACCAAGATCCTATCGATTTTTGTAGTGGGTACTTTTTTAATGCGAAGTGCTGGGTGTGCAATCAATGATTACGCTGATCGTGATTTCGATCGTCATGTGCAAAGAACACAGGGACGCCCCGTAACCAGTGGAAAAGTTTCTGGAAAAGAAGCGGTACTGGTTGCTGTTGTATTGGCAGCGATTGCGTTTTTGCTCATTCAGCCACTCAATGCGTATACCAAGAAACTCTCTTTTTTGGCATTAGCTGTTGCTTTTATTTATCCCTTTACGAAGCGATTCTTTGCCATGCCTCAAGCCGTGCTGGGTATTGCATTTGGTTTCGGTATTCCCATGGCTTATGCCGCTATTCAGAATTCGATTCCGTTTGAAGCATGGATTTTGTTTGTTGGGAATATTTTTTGGGCGATAGCCTATGACACCGCATATGCGATGGTGGATCGAGAGGATGATTTACGTCTGGGTTTACGCACATCGGCAATTACATTTGGTAAGCATGATGTGATGGCGATTGCAATTTGCTATGCCGCCTTATTCATCAGTCAAATCTGGGTGGCGCAACTAGCTAATCTTAATAATTATTTCTTGATTGGCTGGTTTGCAGCTTTAGCTTGCGCTGTTTATCACCTCAAACTCATCTCTACACGTCAAAGAGATGAATGCTTTCGGGCTTTTCGCCATAACAGCTGGCTTGGTGGGTTTTTGTTTCTAGGGATCGTGTTGGGTTTAGCGCTGAATTAG
- the queA gene encoding tRNA preQ1(34) S-adenosylmethionine ribosyltransferase-isomerase QueA, which yields MQLSDFNYELPADLIAQHPLANRTDSRLLEVKADGPGHAVLLDRQFKDILGLIKPGDLLVFNDTKVIPARLHGNKETGGNVELLIERISGDKQAWVQIRASKVPKTGSIVHIHNPAGESFPVEMIGYDGRFYEVRFPENVFALLERFGELPLPPYIEHRPDGEDAQRYQTVVAKNPGAVAAPTAGLHFDQSILQELKNLGVQQATVTLHVGAGTFTPVREEDLSKHKMHYEWFSIPEATLQAIKETKSRGGRVIAVGTTSLRALESQAISQQSSGETNLFITPGFQFKTVDCLLTNFHLPKSTLLMLVSAFAGMHNIRAAYQHAIAQKYRFFSYGDAMFLSRLENTKP from the coding sequence ATGCAACTCTCCGACTTCAATTACGAACTTCCTGCCGATCTAATTGCCCAGCACCCACTGGCCAATCGAACTGATAGCCGCCTTTTAGAGGTCAAGGCTGACGGGCCTGGTCACGCGGTATTACTTGATCGCCAGTTTAAGGACATCCTTGGCCTTATCAAACCTGGGGATTTACTAGTCTTTAATGACACTAAGGTTATTCCGGCACGACTCCATGGCAATAAAGAGACTGGGGGTAATGTTGAGTTACTGATCGAGCGCATTAGCGGAGATAAACAAGCCTGGGTCCAAATTAGAGCGTCAAAGGTTCCTAAAACAGGTTCCATTGTTCACATTCACAATCCAGCAGGAGAGTCTTTTCCAGTAGAAATGATTGGCTACGATGGGCGTTTTTACGAAGTTCGCTTTCCAGAAAATGTATTTGCCTTGCTGGAAAGATTTGGTGAACTGCCACTTCCACCCTATATCGAACACCGCCCTGATGGTGAGGATGCGCAACGCTATCAAACGGTAGTAGCTAAAAATCCTGGGGCGGTCGCAGCACCCACTGCAGGACTTCATTTTGATCAATCCATTCTGCAGGAATTAAAGAATCTAGGAGTCCAGCAGGCTACAGTTACGCTTCATGTGGGTGCTGGCACCTTTACCCCAGTCCGCGAGGAAGATCTCTCTAAGCATAAGATGCACTATGAGTGGTTCTCCATTCCAGAAGCAACCTTGCAAGCAATTAAAGAAACGAAAAGCCGGGGTGGACGAGTGATTGCCGTGGGTACAACTAGCCTCAGAGCCCTAGAGAGCCAGGCTATCAGCCAACAAAGTAGCGGGGAGACCAACCTCTTTATTACCCCTGGCTTTCAGTTTAAAACTGTGGATTGTTTGCTCACAAACTTTCATCTGCCAAAATCTACTCTGTTAATGCTGGTAAGCGCCTTTGCGGGGATGCACAATATCCGCGCTGCCTATCAACACGCCATTGCTCAAAAGTATCGTTTCTTTAGCTACGGAGATGCGATGTTTTTATCCCGACTTGAGAATACAAAGCCATGA
- the recG gene encoding ATP-dependent DNA helicase RecG, with product MTTKPTPSTLQKMGLDSPMALALHLPSRYEDETELFTIEEALNQGRFSSAQTQGVVIRNQVLFRPRRQMLVTIEDDTGTLQLRFLNFYPSQQKQMAVGTHIRVRGEVREGFQGPEMVHPTVKAVAVDAPLPTSLTPVYPASAGISQTVIRKAVAQALRDPSLRDSLAEFLPAALMQELLPSNDWPSLQAAIQYLHQPPSDANTQALLERTHPAWRRVQFEELLAQQISLKRAHAIRRERHAPSFTKPRNDKSLEASLLKVLPFKLTAAQDRVWSEIGKDLEQSFPMNRLLQGDVGSGKTVVAALAAARVMDHGYQAAVMAPTEILAEQHYLKMKEWFAPLGVQIAWLSGSLKAKDKKLAQEMIESGTAQLIVGTHALIQESVSFAKLGLAVIDEQHRFGVRQRLEIQQRLGSELFYCHQLMMSATPIPRTLAMTYYADLDVSVIDELPPGRKPIATKVIKSSRRDEVIGGLQSWLAKGLQAYWVCPLIEESEALQLQTAVESFEQLTQALPGFKVGLVHGRLKAEEKAAVMAAFKANEIQLLVATTVIEVGVDVPNAALMVIEHAERFGYAQIHQLRGRVGRGSADSVCLLMYAEPLSMAAKERLQTLREVSDGFVIAERDLSLRGPGELLGAKQSGDAMLRFVDLQRDAWLIELAQKAADRLLAEHADLVERHLERWLGSRAEFLKA from the coding sequence ATGACTACCAAACCAACGCCAAGCACACTCCAAAAGATGGGTTTAGACAGCCCAATGGCCCTTGCCTTGCATCTTCCTTCTCGATATGAGGATGAGACAGAGTTATTCACCATCGAAGAGGCATTAAACCAGGGCCGGTTCAGTTCAGCCCAAACCCAAGGTGTCGTCATTCGTAATCAGGTTTTATTTAGACCCAGGCGACAGATGTTGGTCACAATTGAGGATGACACCGGCACTTTGCAGCTCCGCTTCCTGAACTTCTATCCAAGTCAGCAAAAGCAAATGGCAGTTGGCACCCATATTCGGGTTCGCGGCGAAGTGCGCGAAGGATTTCAAGGCCCAGAAATGGTTCATCCTACAGTGAAAGCTGTTGCAGTTGATGCGCCACTGCCAACGAGCTTAACCCCGGTTTATCCAGCGAGCGCTGGTATTTCACAGACAGTGATTCGTAAGGCAGTTGCACAAGCATTGCGTGACCCAAGTTTACGAGACAGTTTGGCAGAGTTTCTTCCTGCTGCCTTGATGCAAGAATTGCTTCCAAGCAATGATTGGCCTAGTTTGCAAGCTGCCATTCAGTATCTGCATCAACCCCCTTCCGATGCAAATACTCAGGCTCTACTAGAAAGAACTCATCCAGCCTGGCGGCGTGTTCAGTTTGAAGAATTGCTCGCGCAGCAAATTTCATTAAAGCGCGCACATGCGATTCGAAGAGAGCGTCATGCCCCGAGCTTTACAAAGCCTCGTAACGATAAAAGCCTAGAGGCAAGCCTACTGAAAGTGCTTCCCTTTAAATTGACTGCTGCACAAGATCGCGTTTGGTCAGAGATCGGGAAAGATCTAGAACAATCCTTTCCGATGAATCGTCTCTTACAGGGCGATGTAGGTAGTGGTAAGACTGTGGTGGCCGCTTTAGCCGCTGCACGCGTTATGGATCATGGCTATCAAGCAGCTGTTATGGCGCCGACGGAGATCTTAGCCGAACAACACTACCTCAAGATGAAGGAATGGTTTGCGCCATTAGGTGTGCAGATCGCTTGGCTGTCTGGAAGTCTTAAGGCTAAAGATAAAAAATTGGCTCAAGAAATGATTGAGAGCGGTACTGCACAACTCATCGTAGGCACCCATGCACTCATCCAAGAAAGCGTGAGTTTTGCGAAGCTAGGATTAGCGGTAATTGATGAGCAACATCGTTTTGGAGTGAGGCAGCGTTTAGAGATTCAGCAACGACTCGGATCTGAATTGTTTTATTGCCATCAACTCATGATGTCTGCAACACCGATTCCGCGGACTTTAGCTATGACGTATTACGCCGATCTTGATGTTTCTGTGATTGATGAACTACCTCCCGGAAGAAAGCCCATCGCTACCAAGGTGATTAAATCCAGCCGCCGTGACGAGGTCATTGGCGGTTTACAAAGTTGGCTAGCTAAAGGATTGCAAGCATATTGGGTTTGTCCATTGATTGAAGAGTCTGAAGCACTCCAGTTGCAAACAGCAGTCGAAAGTTTTGAGCAGCTTACACAAGCTTTACCTGGCTTTAAGGTCGGCTTAGTTCACGGTCGTTTAAAAGCAGAAGAAAAAGCAGCGGTGATGGCTGCATTTAAGGCCAATGAAATTCAACTCTTAGTGGCAACCACCGTTATTGAGGTCGGGGTAGACGTGCCCAATGCTGCGCTGATGGTGATTGAGCATGCTGAGCGTTTTGGTTATGCTCAAATTCACCAGTTGAGAGGGCGCGTAGGGCGTGGATCGGCTGATTCAGTATGTCTTTTGATGTATGCAGAGCCCTTATCCATGGCTGCCAAAGAACGTCTGCAAACCTTGCGTGAGGTCTCGGATGGTTTTGTGATTGCTGAGCGAGATCTTTCGCTTCGGGGTCCAGGTGAATTACTCGGGGCAAAACAATCTGGTGATGCGATGTTGCGTTTTGTAGATCTACAACGGGATGCCTGGTTGATTGAATTGGCTCAGAAGGCTGCTGATCGCTTACTCGCTGAGCATGCAGATTTAGTTGAACGCCATCTGGAGCGATGGCTTGGATCACGTGCTGAATTTCTGAAGGCCTGA